In one window of Episyrphus balteatus chromosome 3, idEpiBalt1.1, whole genome shotgun sequence DNA:
- the LOC129914185 gene encoding fructose-1,6-bisphosphatase 1 isoform X2: MSQQGPAFDSNCMTLTRFVLQEQRKFKHATGDLSQLLNCIQTSIKAIASAVRKAGIAKLHGIAGDVNVQGEEQKKLDVLSNELFINMLKASYTTCLMVSEENENFIEVETEKQGKYIVTFDPLDGSSNIDCLVSIGSIFAIFRKQSKGAPTIADALQPGNKIVAAGYALYGSATAIVLSLGNGVNCFTYDPSIGEFILTEANMRVPEQGKIYSINEGYSSTWEQGVRDYVEAKKDPTKGTPYGARYVGSMVADVHRTIKYGGIFLYPATKSSPNGKLRLLYECNPMAYLITQAGGLASNGKINILDVVPTKIHERQPVFLGSKKDVEEVLSYLNK; encoded by the coding sequence ATGTCTCAACAAGGACCTGCATTTGATTCCAACTGCATGACTCTAACCCGATTTGTGCTGCAAGAGCAAAGGAAATTCAAACATGCCACCGGTGATCTCTCTCAACTACTAAATTGCATCCAAACTTCCATCAAAGCCATTGCTTCAGCCGTTCGCAAGGCTGGCATAGCCAAACTTCATGGGATCGCTGGCGATGTCAATGTTCAGggtgaagaacaaaaaaaacttgacgTCTTGTCCAATGAATTGTTCATCAATATGTTAAAAGCCTCTTACACAACTTGTCTAATGGTTTCTGAAGAGAATGAGAATTTTATTGAAGTTGAGACTGAAAAACAAGGCAAATACATTGTGACATTTGACCCATTGGATGGTTCATCCAACATCGATTGTTTGGTTTCGATTGGTTCGATATTTGCTATTTTCCGAAAACAGAGCAAAGGTGCTCCAACTATTGCCGATGCACTTCAACCGGGGAATAAAATTGTCGCAGCTGGATATGCCCTCTATGGATCTGCAACGGCAATTGTTCTCAGTTTAGGCAATGGAGTCAATTGCTTTACATACGATCCATCAATTGGAGAGTTCATACTCACTGAAGCAAATATGCGAGTCCCGGAACAAGGCAAGATATACTCCATTAATGAAGGTTACAGTTCAACTTGGGAACAAGGTGTTCGAGATTATGTTGAAGCAAAGAAAGATCCAACCAAAGGAACCCCGTATGGTGCTCGTTATGTTGGCAGCATGGTAGCCGATGTCCATAGAACCATCAAGTATGGAGGAATCTTCCTCTATCCCGCCACTAAAAGTTCTCCAAATGGCAAACTTCGTCTGCTTTACGAGTGCAATCCAATGGCATACTTGATTACTCAAGCTGGAGGCTTGGCAAGCAACGGTAAAATCAACATACTTGATGTGGTTCCAACAAAGATTCACGAAAGACAACCGGTATTCTTGGGTTCGAAGAAAGATGTCGAGGAGGTACTAAGTTATCTTAATAAATAG
- the LOC129914185 gene encoding fructose-1,6-bisphosphatase 1 isoform X1, whose translation MANSSNNDKMSQQGPAFDSNCMTLTRFVLQEQRKFKHATGDLSQLLNCIQTSIKAIASAVRKAGIAKLHGIAGDVNVQGEEQKKLDVLSNELFINMLKASYTTCLMVSEENENFIEVETEKQGKYIVTFDPLDGSSNIDCLVSIGSIFAIFRKQSKGAPTIADALQPGNKIVAAGYALYGSATAIVLSLGNGVNCFTYDPSIGEFILTEANMRVPEQGKIYSINEGYSSTWEQGVRDYVEAKKDPTKGTPYGARYVGSMVADVHRTIKYGGIFLYPATKSSPNGKLRLLYECNPMAYLITQAGGLASNGKINILDVVPTKIHERQPVFLGSKKDVEEVLSYLNK comes from the exons ATGGCCAATTCAAGCAACA ACGACAAAATGTCTCAACAAGGACCTGCATTTGATTCCAACTGCATGACTCTAACCCGATTTGTGCTGCAAGAGCAAAGGAAATTCAAACATGCCACCGGTGATCTCTCTCAACTACTAAATTGCATCCAAACTTCCATCAAAGCCATTGCTTCAGCCGTTCGCAAGGCTGGCATAGCCAAACTTCATGGGATCGCTGGCGATGTCAATGTTCAGggtgaagaacaaaaaaaacttgacgTCTTGTCCAATGAATTGTTCATCAATATGTTAAAAGCCTCTTACACAACTTGTCTAATGGTTTCTGAAGAGAATGAGAATTTTATTGAAGTTGAGACTGAAAAACAAGGCAAATACATTGTGACATTTGACCCATTGGATGGTTCATCCAACATCGATTGTTTGGTTTCGATTGGTTCGATATTTGCTATTTTCCGAAAACAGAGCAAAGGTGCTCCAACTATTGCCGATGCACTTCAACCGGGGAATAAAATTGTCGCAGCTGGATATGCCCTCTATGGATCTGCAACGGCAATTGTTCTCAGTTTAGGCAATGGAGTCAATTGCTTTACATACGATCCATCAATTGGAGAGTTCATACTCACTGAAGCAAATATGCGAGTCCCGGAACAAGGCAAGATATACTCCATTAATGAAGGTTACAGTTCAACTTGGGAACAAGGTGTTCGAGATTATGTTGAAGCAAAGAAAGATCCAACCAAAGGAACCCCGTATGGTGCTCGTTATGTTGGCAGCATGGTAGCCGATGTCCATAGAACCATCAAGTATGGAGGAATCTTCCTCTATCCCGCCACTAAAAGTTCTCCAAATGGCAAACTTCGTCTGCTTTACGAGTGCAATCCAATGGCATACTTGATTACTCAAGCTGGAGGCTTGGCAAGCAACGGTAAAATCAACATACTTGATGTGGTTCCAACAAAGATTCACGAAAGACAACCGGTATTCTTGGGTTCGAAGAAAGATGTCGAGGAGGTACTAAGTTATCTTAATAAATAG